AAATCCATATTCAGTTACTTTTGTATTCAAAGCAGGTATGGAATCTGAGGAGGATATATCTAGAAAAAAAGCTAAGGGAATACATGATAAACACTCCGATATTATGTATTCCCATAACGCAGACGACACATATCGAATGCGTGGTAGGAATACAGAAAATTCAACAACAAAATTAGATCATAAAATGGCTAATTATCAGGGGCAACGACTTATTCTCTGGAATGACAGTTTTATTATTTATCAGATTTTAGTATTGAATATATTAATTTATTATGCTATAGTATACGTTGATATAATTGAGAATTTAGGAGGAACTAAACTATGACAGCTTCAATGCGTTTAAGATAAGCCAGCAATAAAAAGAGCAATTCTATCCACAGTGATAGGCTTTTTGTTGTGCTTATTTATACGATGTTGGAGTTGATTAAGGTAAGGATTAGCTTCTTTGCTATACCTTTCTTTAGTGTATCCTCATATTGTATATATGCAGATCGAAGTCACATTGTGGGACTGGGTCTGCATTTTTATTGCCTAAAATAATTATGATTTTAATTGGAAGAATTATTTTAGAAAAATATAGGAGTAGATAAAATGGAAAAATATAATTGGAAACAGAGGTTTTTTACAATATATGCAGGTCAGGCAGTTTCACTTATTACAAGTGCTATATTACAAATGGCGATTATCTTTTATATTACAGAAAAGACGGGATCTGCCATGGTATTATCAATAGCTTCACTTATTGGTTTTCTACCATATGCAGTCTTAGGACCTGCTATTGGTGTTTTAGTTGACCGTTATAATAGAAAGACGATTATGATAATAGCAGATTTAATTATTGCTATAGCAGGTGCAGTATTAGCATTTATTGCATTATATATGGAAATTCCGATATGGATGATTATGGTGGTGCTTTTTATACGAAGTGTTGGAACAGCTTTTCATTCCCCAGCATTAAGTGCTGTAACACCACTTTTAGTACCAGAAGATCAATTAACCAAATGTGCTGGCTACAGCCAATCATTGCAATCTATAAGCTATATTATTAGCCCAGCTGCCGCAGCCTTTTTATATTCTATTTGGGAATTAAATGCGATTATAGCAATTGATGTATTTGGTGCCATAGTTGCTATTATTGCACTAGCATTGATAGAAATCCCTAAGCTTGATGTAGAAAAGCAAGAATTAAGCCTAAGTTTTATAAAAGAGATGAAAGATGGCTTTTATATTTTGAAAGAAAATAAAGGGTTATTTGCTTTGTTACTAATAGGTACTTTATATATGCTGGTTTACATGCCAATCAATGCACTTTATCCATTAATTAGTATGGAATACTTTAAAGGAACACCTATGCATGTATCTATTACAGAAATAGCCTATGCTTCAGGCATGCT
The window above is part of the Clostridiisalibacter paucivorans DSM 22131 genome. Proteins encoded here:
- the mef(A) gene encoding macrolide efflux MFS transporter Mef(A) encodes the protein MEKYNWKQRFFTIYAGQAVSLITSAILQMAIIFYITEKTGSAMVLSIASLIGFLPYAVLGPAIGVLVDRYNRKTIMIIADLIIAIAGAVLAFIALYMEIPIWMIMVVLFIRSVGTAFHSPALSAVTPLLVPEDQLTKCAGYSQSLQSISYIISPAAAAFLYSIWELNAIIAIDVFGAIVAIIALALIEIPKLDVEKQELSLSFIKEMKDGFYILKENKGLFALLLIGTLYMLVYMPINALYPLISMEYFKGTPMHVSITEIAYASGMLIGSMLLGLFGSYKKRIILITASIFMMGASLTISGLLPPSGFVVFALCCAIMGLSVPFYSGVQTALFQERIKPEYLGRVFSLTGSIMSLAMPVGLILSGLFADRIGVSNWFLISGILIIGIAMICPFILVIKGLDEK